The Belonocnema kinseyi isolate 2016_QV_RU_SX_M_011 chromosome 2, B_treatae_v1, whole genome shotgun sequence nucleotide sequence TGTGTACAtacatttctgtctttaaaagaGGTTACCTTATCTAATTTTGCATTCATAAGTGAAAAAAGTGATGAAgatataaaacttattttttataataagcacgaaaagaaataattaaaaccaaGAAGGAAAAACCTATTGCTTtttgatcttaaattaaaatttttatcagataCACTAAACTCATGATTCGTTCCAATCTGTTCTTTTAATTGAGTCCAAAGATTTTTActtcaatttcttgaaagaaatcttattttattaaaacttttataaaagtaatgtattaaatattagtaaatttagaaatttattacattttttgattgttttttgtCCTATTTGGAAAATGTGATAATCTAATTATATTGGTTCGGAATCACCCACAAATGTCAGAactttgtgcaattttttgtttaatcgcAGGTATTATCAAATTCGttaagaaatattgtttaattatatgCTTGTTCTGATTACTATTTTACCGTAGTCAgatttcttgataaaattataaatgattaaacaATCGATTTTTGTTACAGGATGAAAATAATGGCATATCGAATACGCAAAGGGTCTGGACGAGCCTGGTGGCCGGAGCGATTGCGGGAGCAATTGCCAAAACTGTGATAGCACCGCTTGATcgtacaaagatcaattttcaaatatcgaaaaaaCCTTATTCAGCGAAAGCTGCTACCGATTTTTTGGTGAACAGTTATCAAAAGGATGGGCTCATAAGTTTGTGGCGAGGAAACAGTGCGACCATGGTCAGGATCGTTCCCTACGCTGCCATTCAGTTTACATCTCACGAGCAGTGGAAAAGGCTTTTGCACGTTGATAGTCCAGAGACGTAagtcttaattcaaaattaaaaccataaaataatcatgatttttaccaaaattagatAGATTCTATATCGGACACATTTTGGAACTTACGAAAATCGGACAACCTCAAAATCTcgataaatgaaatgaatatatCAAGCTTcaatatactttttgaaaatttattattatttgaaatttttttattatttattaaatatcatcGTGAATTTCTTTTTCACACTTCGTCTTacctttttaaaacattataatgcTAATTTACCAcgaatttaattgtaatttgatGCATGTTTTCAAACATATCGAtagaaatattacattaaaatcgACGATAATAAGTAAATATTGTAGCTGAGAATAAATATCGTCTACTTTATTAACTGTTGTATAGAACCAAAACATTTATGgttgaatttaaaccatttattattgcactagcaaaaattatatgtttcttattttgattgcctgaaatgaaaatatatgcttcaatttaaagtagtataaaatgtatttaatagtgattataatttaaattaaatattaaaatatctgcatcggctttcatacaattttaactttaatCGGCTTTCAGTAATCTGTAACTTTCATTTAAACAGAGGATTTTATCCCAACAGGAATGATtagaagcaaagaaaaaaatattaataagttaATGTGGGATTTGATATCGTAATAAGGTGGTCTTAAAATACATTCTGGAATTCTGGGTCCTACTGATTTCTTCCATTTTTCACACTAATCTATTTTTGAAGatgtttacaattgaaaattcgtcaactGTAATTGTAAATGGTCAAAATCAAAAACTTGTCAAGTTTAAAGATTCACACATGAACAATTTTCCGTTTTaacaatttacagtttaaaattcttcaatattaaataagtataaataaaaattcttcaattgtgtTGATTTGATTTCTAATGTAAATcagcaaaattaaagaatttttaaactgtaaattgtccaaattgaaaacttgaattttaaatatttacaaatcaaatttctaaaattttgaaaagttacaattgtcaacactttaattttaaaaacgtatgagcaacattttttaaatttaaatgcttttaaagcTCAATagtcaaaatttatattcagaatcttctaaattgaagagttttttaaagtaattcatcaatattatataattttgaattgtcaaaattaataatgttcaattttaaaagatttacaattaaaagttcctaacattttaaattcttgaattttgaaaatatataattgcaaactgttcaatttaaagaattataatgaaaaattcttcaactttaatggatttcaattaaaattcttccattttaaatattattaaaataaaaattcgtaaattatgatgattttaaagatcaatagttaagagttttcaattataaatctctCAAATTGATGAAACTTCAAatgtaattaatcaaaattacagaattttgaattagaagttaaaaaaatgaaaactctttaattttaaagatttacatttctAAAGCTAACAGTTTTTAAGTTAccaataattgcaaattattcgatttttgtgatttaaattttaaatgtatataattttgaaggttttttaatggttcttttttgaagatttaccttttaaaattcttgaatgttgaaatttttgtaactgGAAATGTAATAAGTTACGATTTTCACAAAGCAACTgtagctttaattttttaaggaactttTCCAATcctacatataattttaaatgatcccaaagtcagataaaaattttatgagatttcaaactGGGCGATAAGTGATCTGAAACATAGTAGCTTCAATTTGACAAAGtgaattaatgaatttaactattaatttgaaaatttcatcggTAAAATcgtaaattgatatttcaaatattggtcactattatttgaaaaataatttaatgaattgggtaccttttgtcaaatttttggtgttctaaaatgtataattattttacaataaacataaaaatcgatttttattaaaaaaaggcaagattgattttttgtttttatcttaaaatttacgTGAGATAAGTCAGAAAATCCAATATGCAACGACCTTGCAATTAAAGCTGTTACAGCCCCATCACGATGTGCCTAATATTGAAATAAAGTcgcaatctttttttttctctaatttcagAGTAACTTCAGGAACAAAGTTTCTCGCCGGGTCATTGGCGGGTGTGACGTCTCAGGGTCTGACGTACCCGCTGGACCTGGCGAGAGCCAGGATGGCTGTGACGGACAAGGACGAGTACAAAACCCTGCGGCAGGTCTTCGCCCGCATCTACAGGCACGAAGGCATCCTATCGTTTTACCGAGGCTTCCCGGCGACGATACTTGGGGTTATTCCATACGCTGGCTTCAGCTTCTTCACGTTTGACACTCTGAAGGATCTACTGGCCGGTGAGTCGGTTCATTCACGAATTCGCTTCAGGCCGCGAGACATGtgcattgtttgaaaataataaagtaaaaatactcgCCCGATGGCTCGTATCAAGCAGAATGCTGTGACAAGTACCGTTTCCCGGTCAAGGCCTTACTTACTACTTTGATCGACACGCTTGTGAACAGTCCATGATGACTTTTTAAGTGTATGCTTCATGTTGGATGATGACCCCGTGTCGGTAAACAGTGTACACAGTGAATAGTCCTGGGTTGACGGCAATGGCGGCTCTGGCTTGCGGCGCTGCTGCAGGGATGGTTGGACAGACGAGCAGCTACCCCTTCGACATCGTCCGGAGGAGGATGCAGACCTCGGCAGTCAAGGGTCAACATTACCGTACCGTCATCAAAACCACCAGGCAGATTTACGCGTAAGACTATTTATTCTCATGCTTTTCTACCCTATTTTTCCATCTCGAGCCATAGAAAAATCAATCATGGGGTCTTAGGAATCACACTCTTTCTACTATTTCCATGAGTTTTTCCCGTATTCTATACAAAACTAGAATATgctagttgaaagttaattttttttaatcgtagaaTTATCTATTATATGTACAGGGTTGGGCAAAAGTCTTCGCACACTTCTTGTTTTTATGACTGATTacgttctcttaattttaattatgcctgAGCTAAAACAATTTCTCTTCAGTGGGTTGATTGCTcttgaaattctgtataaaatgagcccagggcGAAGCCAGTTTGTCTATAtattaagtagatattgcaaaaatagtgtaaacttcaatgttttcttaaatgttcaataacttccgaaataatgaACACTTTTCCAAGTTCTTGGGTTTACTAGAAgctattttttcacaatatcacAACAACTTATGAGTAAAAATCGtaacaattttcttattgaattgcaagaacttgaagttgcaACAAAAAGGttggaaaaagtttgaaaatatcgTATCTGTAGGCaagtcagaataaaaattaaatatatatcttGAGGAAATTTCGtaaaaacttcatgattatatatttcatatattcttacacaaatttttttgctgcctaaaagaatattgcaatttttccaacttttttcttGCAACTTCAAGTTTTTGCAATTCGATAAGAAAATGTTTACGATTGATATTTATAGGCTGTTGTGATATggtgaaaaatagcttcaaaCTGAGCCCAAGAACatggaaaaatgttgattatgtccgaagttattgagcatttaagaaaacattgaaacttacactatttttacaatatctaatttaaaaaataaaaaaattggcttcACCCAGGGctctggcataattaaaattaagagaacttaattagTCATCAAAAAAGAGGCCTAGGAAGACTTCCCCACCCCTATAATTAATGCAGCTTttctaaatctaaataaaaaattttataaactcatttttataataaaaataaaaatttcatcatttaaaaaatttttcaattccaggaaatttaaaaattaggccgAGGCTGGATACATAAGTTTTGGTCTAAGTATCCAGATTTTTTGGGCACAAATAGAGCTGGGAAAAGGGCTATTTGTACCAAAGTTCCGGTACAAATAGCCATTTTTCAGTACGTGTAAATACTTCCTAAaaattataggattttcaaaaaaaattaaaagtagaagAAGCCATTTTTCATGCAGATTAAGAAGGCCTAATCTCAATTTTCGGtagatattatttatatttaaattaatttcatgaacattttttataggacgaaaattcaaacaagaattacaagatttacaaatatttatccttatgtcattttttgattgaacacaaatttaataagttctagaacttaatttttgttttaaactagcATGTTTGAACCGTAATTTCAGTACCAATATTCCCTTTCCCCTCTATTCGTACCGAAATATCGGTACACGTAGCCACGGCTTTTAATGTATGATTTTTCAGAatgtaaacaaacttttttcttttactttttctttaatgaaaaaaccgGCACTTTTCTTTGAgccaaaaaaatgataatttttttatataaattaaaaaaaaaattaattattttagcccTTAggatttaatttgcaaaattactGCATAGTTAAGTCTTTTAGTTTCACTTtgtgtattgaaaatttgtaaatagatACTGTTTTTAGTGtttggacaattttaaattaataatgtttgaaactaaacaattttgatttcgTAATATTATAATTAGACAATTTCAAACGATTATTCAAACGATTTTTATAGAGAagtttaatcaataatttaaatgaatttgtacgatttccacagatttcaatggattttaacaaatttctatataACTTTagggaagaaattaaa carries:
- the LOC117167750 gene encoding mitochondrial coenzyme A transporter SLC25A42 — its product is MSGHAAAGGVEGSQAVLERIQVTVLPSTKTVPINPAASSDPEMRVETPLVKDENNGISNTQRVWTSLVAGAIAGAIAKTVIAPLDRTKINFQISKKPYSAKAATDFLVNSYQKDGLISLWRGNSATMVRIVPYAAIQFTSHEQWKRLLHVDSPETVTSGTKFLAGSLAGVTSQGLTYPLDLARARMAVTDKDEYKTLRQVFARIYRHEGILSFYRGFPATILGVIPYAGFSFFTFDTLKDLLAVYTVNSPGLTAMAALACGAAAGMVGQTSSYPFDIVRRRMQTSAVKGQHYRTVIKTTRQIYAEEGIMAFYKGLSMNWVKGPVAVGISFATYDVLKDTMRKVIR